The following proteins are co-located in the Vigna unguiculata cultivar IT97K-499-35 chromosome 9, ASM411807v1, whole genome shotgun sequence genome:
- the LOC114164724 gene encoding protein EXORDIUM-like 4, translating to MVDIVPKHLLVSFALCVFILLILPVAFSNNNDAEEAEPVSYHGGPLLGGFLRVGIAWYGPIPRVERRAILSFFRSLNTITPTAENIPQVATWWNKVESYQESVPGAVGAPKITVKVVNQAFLQDFPYGKVLIKDFIKAMIPTATAGVPNTLTLVVASKGVTVAEMCAGSCAQHGEIDNQTYVAVGNPVEECPECAWPFVMSNGKEGQVMMPPSGDPGADVMVKLLAGGLAGAVTNPMGDAFYSSARGNRFYEATSKCPDIFTSGPIPVDPVSGAAYNAIGDKGTKFLLPAIWDLKTNSCWTLL from the coding sequence ATGGTCGACATCGTCCCAAAACACCTTCTTGTCTCTTTTGCTCTCTGTGTCTTTATTCTTCTCATTCTTCCAGTGGccttttcaaataataatgatGCGGAAGAAGCAGAACCCGTATCCTACCACGGAGGACCCTTATTGGGTGGGTTCTTGAGAGTTGGCATAGCCTGGTACGGTCCAATTCCAAGGGTCGAAAGGAGAGCCATTTTGTCGTTCTTCAGGTCCCTCAACACCATCACCCCCACCGCCGAGAACATACCCCAGGTGGCCACATGGTGGAACAAGGTGGAGAGTTATCAAGAATCAGTACCAGGTGCAGTAGGTGCTCCCAAGATCACGGTGAAGGTGGTAAACCAAGCCTTCCTGCAAGACTTCCCCTACGGAAAAGTCCTGATCAAAGATTTCATCAAGGCCATGATCCCCACGGCAACCGCCGGAGTTCCAAACACCCTGACTCTCGTCGTAGCCTCCAAGGGCGTGACGGTGGCGGAGATGTGTGCAGGATCATGCGCCCAGCACGGTGAGATCGATAATCAAACTTATGTTGCCGTGGGAAACCCGGTGGAGGAGTGCCCTGAATGTGCATGGCCATTCGTCATGAGCAATGGAAAAGAAGGGCAAGTGATGATGCCACCAAGCGGAGATCCCGGAGCAGATGTGATGGTGAAGTTGTTGGCCGGAGGGTTGGCCGGAGCAGTCACAAATCCTATGGGTGACGCCTTTTACTCAAGTGCACGAGGAAACCGTTTCTACGAAGCCACAAGCAAGTGCCCTGATATTTTTACCTCCGGCCCAATACCCGTCGACCCCGTATCCGGTGCTGCCTACAACGCTATCGGCGATAAGGGCACCAAGTTTTTGCTCCCTGCCATTTGGGACCTCAAAACCAATTCCTGTTGGACTCTTCTCTAg
- the LOC114162123 gene encoding peptidyl-prolyl cis-trans isomerase CYP21-1-like, which translates to MQHVITGIEAMRKAISFLVQPRCLLLVIVFTIFLILAISGSRRVEEKVEEEPEITDRVFLDVDIDGQRLGRIVIGLYGQVVPKTVENFRALCTGEKGKNANGVKLHYKGTPFHRIISGFMFQGGDIVHRDGKGYESIYGGTFPDENFKIKHSHAGIVSMVNSGPDSNGSQFFITTVKTGWLDGEHVVFGKVVQGMDTVFAIEGGAGTYNGKPRKKVVIADSGLWKDTQESVR; encoded by the exons ATGCAACACGTTATAACGGGAATTGAAGCAATGCGAAAGGCGATCTCCTTTCTCGTTCAACCGCGATGCCTCCTTCTCGTCATTGTTTTCACAATTTTCTTGATTCTCGCAATATCTGGTTCTAGACGG GTTGAAGAAAAAGTAGAAGAAGAGCCTGAAATTACAGACAGAGTATTCTTGGATGTTGATATTGATGGACAACGTCTAG GTAGGATTGTCATTGGATTATATGGCCAAGTTGTACCGAAAACTGTGG AAAATTTTAGAGCTTTGTGCACAG GGGAAAAAGGAAAGAATGCCAATGGTGTAAAACTTCACTACAAAGGAACACCATTTCATAGGATAATATCAGGTTTCATGTTTCAGGGTGGTGACATTGTCCACCGTGATGGTAAAGGATATGAATCTATTTATGGTGGTACCTTTCCTGATGAAAATTTCAAGATAAAACATTCACATGCGG GTATAGTCTCTATGGTGAATTCAGGTCCTGATTCCAATGGGTCACAGTTTTTTATTACCACAGTGAAGACCGGTTG GTTAGATGGAGAACATGTTGTGTTTGGGAAGGTTGTCCAAGGCATGGATACTGTGTTTGCAATTGAAGGGGGTGCTGGAACCTACAATGGTAAACCCAGAAAGAAAGTAGTAATTGCAGATTCTGGACTCTGGAAAGATACCCAAGAGTCTGTGAGATGA
- the LOC114164656 gene encoding actin-depolymerizing factor 5-like, which produces MAMAFKMATTGMWVTDECKKSFMDMKWKKEHRYIVFKIDEGSRLVTVDKLGGPTDGYHDLTASLPTDDCRYAVFDFDFVTVDNCRKSKIFFIAWSPTASRIRAKILYATSKDGLRRALDGISYELQATDPTEMGFDLIRDIAK; this is translated from the exons ATGGCGATGGCTTTCAAGATG GCAACCACTGGAATGTGGGTAACCGATGAATGCAAGAAATCGTTCATGGATATGAAGTGGAAGAAGGAGCACAGATACATAGTGTTCAAGATCGACGAAGGATCCAGACTCGTCACCGTCGATAAACTCGGCGGCCCCACCGACGGCTACCACGATCTCACCGCTTCCTTGCCCACCGATGATTGCCGGTATGCGGTGTTCGACTTCGACTTCGTCACCGTCGATAACTGCCGGAAGAGCAAGATCTTCTTCATTGCATG gTCTCCGACAGCATCGAGGATTAGAGCAAAGATTCTGTACGCAACTTCGAAGGATGGACTGAGAAGAGCACTGGATGGAATCAGCTATGAACTCCAAGCCACGGATCCAACGGAGATGGGTTTTGATTTAATCAGAGACATAGCCAAATAA
- the LOC114164655 gene encoding subtilisin-like protease SBT1.6: protein MEYIYITPHSINFTHLKEMEKIGRSRLLSCTFFIILFGLLFQVTAHYHTSKTFIFRIDSESKPSVFPTHYHWYTSHFVHPTRLLHLYDTVFHGFSALLTHQQVASLAQQPSVLAVFEDRRRHLHTTRSPQFLGLRNRRGLWSETDYGSDVIIGVFDTGIWPERRSFSDSNLGPIPSRWKGGCDTGVRFSPNNCNRKLIGARFFSKGHEASGTLFNDTVEFLSPRDADGHGTHTASTAAGRYVFEASMAGYASGVAKGVAPKARLAMYKVCWKNSGCFDSDILAAFDAAVNDGVDVISMSIGGGDGISSPYYLDPIAIGSYGAVSRGVFVSSSGGNDGPSGMSVTNLAPWLTTVGAGTIDRDFPAEVVLGNGRRLSGVSLYSGVPLKGRMFPLIYPGKSGVLTDSLCMENSLDPDLVKGKIVVCDRGSNPRVAKGLEVKKAGGVGMILANGISNGEGLVGDAHLLPACAVGANLGDEIKAYISSSENPRATIDFKGTVVGIKPAPVVASFSARGPNALSSEILKPDLTAPGVNILAAWTDAVGPSGLESDTRRSEFNILSGTSMACPHVSGAAALLKSAHPDWSPAAIRSAMMTTATVRDNTNRQMVDQATGNASTPYDFGAGHLNLAHAIDPGLLYDITNDDYVMFLCAIGYRPRLIQVITRSPHKCPRRRPLPENLNYPSFVAVLPASSSSRGLSLRSKTFFRTVTNVGEPNSVYWVRVEMQAEGVTVTVRPSRLVFSEAVKKRSFVVTVTGDAGNLVLGEAGAVFGSLSWTDGKHVVRSPIVVTQAQPL from the coding sequence ATGGAGTATATTTATATCACTCCTCACTCAATAAACTTCACACATCTTAAGGAAATGGAAAAGATTGGTCGTTCCAGGTTACTTTCCTGCACATTCTTCATCATTCTCTTCGGTTTACTGTTTCAAGTAACAGCACACTATCATACTTCAAAAACATTCATCTTCAGAATCGATTCTGAATCCAAACCCTCCGTTTTCCCCACACACTACCACTGGTACACCTCGCACTTCGTCCACCCAACTCGCCTTCTCCATCTCTACGACACCGTTTTCCACGGCTTCTCCGCGCTCCTCACCCACCAACAAGTTGCTTCCCTTGCCCAGCAACCCTCCGTGCTAGCTGTTTTCGAGGATCGCCGCCGCCACCTTCACACCACGCGCTCTCCTCAGTTCCTTGGCCTCAGAAACCGCCGCGGTCTGTGGTCAGAAACTGACTACGGATCCGACGTCATCATCGGAGTCTTCGACACTGGAATCTGGCCCGAACGCCGGAGCTTCAGCGATTCCAACCTGGGCCCCATTCCTAGCCGCTGGAAAGGGGGCTGCGACACTGGTGTAAGATTCTCTCCTAATAACTGTAACAGGAAGCTGATCGGTGCGCGGTTCTTCTCCAAAGGTCATGAGGCAAGTGGCACGTTGTTTAACGATACCGTCGAATTCCTTTCGCCAAGGGACGCTGACGGTCACGGAACCCACACTGCGTCAACCGCCGCGGGCCGGTACGTTTTCGAAGCCAGCATGGCGGGATATGCATCTGGAGTTGCAAAGGGCGTGGCTCCCAAAGCGAGACTTGCAATGTACAAGGTGTGTTGGAAGAATTCTGGTTGCTTTGACTCTGACATTCTTGCAGCATTTGACGCTGCCGTAAACGACGGCGTCGACGTCATTTCCATGTCCATCGGCGGTGGCGACGGCATTTCGTCGCCTTACTATCTTGACCCGATTGCGATAGGGTCCTACGGTGCAGTTTCCAGAGGCGTGTTTGTGTCATCCTCGGGTGGGAATGACGGGCCCAGTGGAATGTCGGTGACCAACCTTGCACCCTGGTTGACCACTGTCGGAGCAGGCACCATTGATCGCGATTTTCCGGCGGAGGTTGTACTGGGAAACGGACGAAGACTCTCCGGTGTGTCTCTCTACTCCGGAGTTCCGTTGAAGGGGAGAATGTTTCCCTTGATATATCCCGGAAAATCAGGGGTTCTTACGGATTCGCTGTGCATGGAAAACTCGTTAGACCCAGACCTTGTGAAAGGGAAGATAGTGGTTTGCGACAGAGGAAGTAATCCGAGAGTTGCGAAGGGATTGGAGGTGAAGAAAGCAGGAGGAGTGGGAATGATTCTCGCGAACGGAATATCCAACGGTGAAGGACTTGTTGGAGACGCTCATCTTCTTCCCGCGTGTGCCGTTGGTGCTAACTTGGGAGATGAAATTAAAGCATACATTTCATCCTCGGAGAACCCAAGAGCCACTATCGATTTCAAAGGAACTGTGGTGGGAATCAAACCCGCACCCGTAGTGGCGTCGTTTTCCGCGAGGGGACCCAACGCGTTGAGTTCGGAGATACTTAAACCCGACTTGACGGCGCCCGGGGTGAACATTCTGGCGGCGTGGACCGATGCGGTTGGGCCTTCAGGGCTGGAGTCAGACACGAGAAGAAGTGAGTTCAACATTTTGTCGGGCACATCGATGGCGTGTCCTCACGTGAGTGGGGCAGCAGCGTTGTTGAAATCAGCGCACCCTGATTGGAGCCCTGCGGCTATAAGGTCAGCAATGATGACAACCGCTACGGTTCGTGACAACACCAACCGTCAAATGGTTGATCAAGCCACAGGGAATGCCTCCACGCCCTACGATTTCGGCGCTGGACATCTCAACCTCGCTCACGCCATAGACCCTGGGTTGCTTTACGACATTACCAACGATGATTATGTCATGTTTTTGTGTGCCATCGGCTACAGGCCCAGGTTGATTCAGGTGATTACCCGATCGCCGCATAAATGTCCACGGAGGAGGCCGTTACCGGAGAATCTGAACTACCCGTCCTTTGTGGCGGTCCTGCCAGCGTCGTCGTCCTCCAGAGGTTTGTCGTTGCGGAGCAAGACGTTCTTCAGGACGGTGACGAACGTGGGTGAGCCAAATTCTGTGTATTGGGTGAGGGTAGAGATGCAGGCGGAGGGAGTGACGGTGACGGTGAGGCCGTCGAGGCTAGTGTTTTCTGAGGCGGTTAAGAAGCGGAGCTTCGTGGTGACGGTGACGGGAGATGCAGGGAATCTAGTGCTGGGCGAGGCCGGAGCGGTCTTCGGGTCGCTTTCGTGGACCGATGGGAAGCACGTGGTTCGGAGCCCCATAGTTGTTACTCAAGCTCAACCGCTTTAA